Below is a window of Pogona vitticeps strain Pit_001003342236 chromosome 9, PviZW2.1, whole genome shotgun sequence DNA.
TGCCAAGGGGAGTGCCACCCCCCCATGCCTGGCAGGCAGGGGAAGAGTCTTGCCACGGGTGAAGCCCTGCCTTGGGCACTGCTTGTCTTTTCTCTGCGCGTGTTGCCCAGATGGATTTGGCATTTCCTACGTGGGCCTGGAAGCTGCAGAAGGGGTGCCACCCCGAAACATGCCGGCTGGTACTTCAGCTGACTGACTGCGTGCTTGAGTTTGTAATCAGAGCTGGAATACGGATTCTGTCTCTTTGTGAGGAGAAGAGATTCCGAAGGGTGCAGAGAAGTCTCTTCCCCGGGCAAGTGTTGGGTCCCTCTTCCGCCACACTTCCTCTTGATAAAAGGCAGCTTGTGAACTCTGGGGCGCGCGCTGTCATCCCCACATCTCTAGTGATCCCTAAAGGTTCACTGCCGATGGGACTGTTGGGCTTGTGCCTGTGTGCCCGGAGCGCGTCTGTGAGAGGGACCGGCAGCCTCGGCACCAAGGGACTTTCCTCTTGGCTCTGCCACCTCCATACTGGGAGAGCAGCTTTTCCAGGGCTTTGTGTCAGGGACGGGGCTAAAGGGCTTCACGCTTGTGCGGAGGTGTAACCCGGGCTGAGCGTGTGGTGGCCATGAGTGTATTTAGCAAGTGCATGTGTGAACAGAGAAGGCACTGCATGGTCAGCGCCCTCTGCAGAAACGATCCCCACCGTCTCCACGTTGTTTTGGGAGAAGTGCCCTGCTCAAAATCCTGAAGGGTGTAAGGGAGGCAGAGGTGGATCGGCCAAGACTCGGGCTTGCTCTGAAgcagctcccagcagcagcagcagcagctcccttCGGGGAGAAAAGGGAGCAACAGCAGCAGTGTGCAGGTTTGCCGAAGGTGGCTCTTCCTTTGCCTCTCTTGGGACTCAGCCACCCGATCTGTTTGCCCTCTAAGGAGGAGGAGTGTGACCTTCGCAAGCATGAGCCCAGTCTTTGGGTGAAGGggtgttttaaaagaaaattgtccTCTTGCTCACACTGCAAAGCGTGCCTTAGCCCTGAGCTACGCAAAGCTGAGCTTGGCTCTGCTATGCTCGTCTCTCCTTGGCCATCTTCATTTGGTTGTGTCAGCTGTTTGGCATCCCTCTGGGTGTTAGGAATGAAGGACGTGCCAGTGAGGCCAACACCGGCCCGTAAGGGAACTCTCTCTCTCAGGGCCTCACCGAGAGCgtctgctttctttttctctttgcagaaCTAAGAATGAAACGGCGAGTATCCGACAGAGGAGGTGGAGAAACCTCAGCCAAGGCGCTCTGCCCAGGAATTTCCAGCAACAGCAGCACCAAGCGGGCCGGGCCTTTCATCCTCGGTAAGCCAGGGGGGGGCTTGCCTCCTCGTGGCCCTCCAACGTGGTCCCCCTGCACCCCTTGTAGGTTGAAACTCACTCAGGAGGAACTGTGGCAGGGCTGGAAATGTAGGCTAGCTTTATTTACGTGGTGGGACTATTCTTTAGTGCCATTCTTTCAAAAGATGCCACGATGATGCCCCACCGTCATGACTCTTCCATGCGATGCACTCCTTCCAGGCCGCAGTGAAGGCGGGGGCAGTTCTGTGCCTTTCTCTCTGCATTGTTCCAGGACAGAGGGCAGGAAGCACCTTCCTCTGAGGCTCTCCGTGGTGGGCAGAAAGGGCCAGTCGGGGGAAAGGGAACTTCCTGGCGCTCAAAAGAGGCAGCCCGGCTGCTCTCTGTGTCTGGTGCAACCCCAAGCAAAGTGGTTTCTTCTGCTTTTCCGTTTCCAGGGCCCCGCTTGGGGAACTCTCCGGTGCCGAGCATTGTCCAGTGTTTGGCCAGAAAGGATGGGACCGATGACTTCTACCAGCTTAAGGTAAGCTGGAGCCTTCCTGCATGGAGGCCTTCAGACTCTCTGCACGCTCATCTAGTGTGGACCAAGGGCCGCAAGATCCAATGTGAATTGGGTGCCTCGCCTTGCCAGGCTCAGAATTCAGCTGCTGGTCCAACCAGGCCCAGTTCCTGCCCTTAATTCGCAGGGCTTTTTCTGTACCCCTACCTAGAGAGGGGTCCTTTCCTGGCCTGCTAACCCCTGAAGGCTTCAGACTCTTAAGTCCTGTTCAGCCAAGGCTCTCTTGAACCTGTCAACAAAGACATGAGTTTAAACTGGCAAAAAAACAGGGACTTTGGTCACATCAACACAAAACATGCTCACAGACACCTGTGGCCTTAAGCACTGTTGAAACAAGGTAGCTTTGGCCGACtttctaagaagaagcaccaggCTGGTTCACCTGGACCTTTGGGATAGAAGGGGAAATGTGGGGAAATAGTGGCGGCCTTGTGTGCGTCTGCACAGCCCATGTCCCACAATTTGTCCATTGGCTTCCCTTTTGGCCCAGCTTTGCTTCTTGTCCTTCAGTGCGGTTGAGAAGCGTTTGGGGAGGGCTcgtcccctttccttttctggagTGTGACCAAAGCAGAGAAGAGTCTGTTTGCATCTGTCGTGTGAAGCACGGCCCCGGGGTCATGTGCCTCCAGGACTTCTGTTCCAGGCACATGGTTTTTGTTTGGAGACGTTTCAGCTCTTGTGCCAAAGAAAgaaaccatctctctctccctctctctctctctctcctcccttccgccaccccttccctcctttcccaaaGATCCTCACTTTGGAGGACAGGCACGACAAAGGCACAGAAACCCAGGAGGAGCGTCAAGGCAAAATGCTGCTTCACACGGAGTactccctcctctccctgctgcaGAACCAGGACGGGGTGGTCCATCACCATGGCCTTTTCCAGGTAAGCCCAGCCACACCGGACGCGCCTTGGGATTGAACCAGCAGCAACCTCCCTGCACGCCTCCCCAGTCTCTCCCCAGGTCTGGTCTTTGAAGAGGGCAAACGTGCGTAGGCTGAGACGTTTCCTTTCTGGAAGGgcccccctctccttccctctccttccctctccttccctctccttccctgtGTAGCCCAGCTTTCCCCAGCCCAGTCCCTGCTAGGGTTTGGACGTCAGCGACCCATCAGCCCTGCCGCACGGCCAGGTTAAAAACATTTCGTGGCCATCCTGCTGACCAAGACCAAGCTGTCTGTTGGGTCGGACCTTTCCCCAGTAATCGGATGCCTGTCTTCCCGCTGCTGTCGGAGGCGGATGGGAAGCAGGTGCCCAGCCTCAGCGGTTGTGGCAGGGTGTCCATTTTCATGTGGCATACGCGTAGAGTTTGAGCCCACTGCTGGTCTTGGGGGCAGGGGTGGATGGCCAGCGTGGGATATGGGCTTCCAGTAGCCAGCACAGATGCCCGGGCTCGCTGACCGAGGGGAAGGCCAGCCGATTTAACGGACACCACTTTGGCCCTGCAGGACCGAGCCTGTGAGCTTGTGGAAGACCTGGAGTCCAACCGCATGGTCCGAAAGATGAAGAAGCGCATCTGCCTGGTGCTGGACTGTCTCTGCGCCCATGACTTCAGTGACAAGACCGCCGACCTCATCAACCTCCAGCACTACGTCATCAAGGAGAAGCGCCTCAGCGAGCGGGAAACCGTGGTGATCTTCTATGACGTGGTGCGGATAGTGGAAGCCTTGCACAAGGTACGTGCGCGCACACACCCCGTGCTTGTCCCAAAGAATAGGAGACAGGAGGCTTCTGTGCCGCAGTAGCTGAACTGCAGCGCTGCtgttaagactctgctcaccacctgtgTCTGATCCTGACAGACtcgggtagccggctcaaggctccttcagccttccatccttttgaggttggtcgattgagtacccaactcactggggaGGAGGGGGACAATGTGCctcctgcttttgaattgtaaattgcccagaggttgctttaagcactatggggcagtataaaagcaaCACGTTTTGCTGTAAACAAGATGCGTGAATGCCAGCATCTGGTCGCCGTCGTCTCTTGGATTTGCAGAGGGGGGCAGGTTGGCCCAGAGGACGGCGGGCCTTCAGGTAAGGTAGAACCGTCCCTATGAAGCTCCTGGCGGTATCCAGTGGAAGTGTCTCACGATGTCCCTGCTTGCATGCAGCGGTGGAAGCGAGTGGGAAGGGCTGTCTTGATGTCTTCAGTTTTTAGCAAATGCAGTTGGGCCGAATGGCATGTGTAGGGTGGAACTGGGGGCCCCGTGGGCTTAATCTAGACTCTCTGCGCCCGGCAAGAGGGTCTTGTTCCCTCCCCTAGAAGACATGTTGCATTTCTCTTTCCAGAAGAACATCGTGCACCGAGACCTGAAGCTGGGAAACATGGTGCTGAACAAAAGGTGagccaaccggggggggggggggagtgccctTGGGTCTCTCCGCCTTGGGACGTGTTTCCGTCAAGGTCTGTGAGTCCTTCTCCAGGGCTCCCGTAGGTCACGGATCCCAGCAAGGCGTTGTGTGGCAGCCCCCGGCTGTGGTGCGAAGAGCGGCTTGAAGAGAGCTCCTGCTGCCTGGTGTGCGCGCATCCGCACACCGCTGGAAGGgctgccttttctcctcctttccttctgccttttaGGAGGACGGAGTGTGTCCGATCCCAGGGAGGCCCCGAAGGAAGCCCCGCGAGTGGGCGTGGGGCAGAGATGCCCCCTCGGTCCGGCCTCTGGGGTGCCGGCACCTGCTCTGCTCTCGCTGACTCCACCACGTTGTCCCCTGTGGGTCTGCCCCTTCCGGAGCAGAAACCAGGCCGGCCTGTTCTCTTCGCGCAGTCCCCATCCCGGCCGTGtcgcctccctctccctccttttacGCCCAGGCAGCCCGGAGTTCACAGACGGGGAGCACCACTTCCCTAAGTCCGTGGCCTTtttcgtttatttatttttactccaccccagtgtttttatgtgtttgtgggttttatttggaggtttttgttttttggttttgttttgttttgtttttgaacctgctgttctccctctttctctcatatTCATTATCATGTGGCTTAGGGTTGTTTCAGGCTTCTGCTTTCAGCAGGTTCATGCAGGCAaccttttaaaaggggatttatTCAGAAAACACGTCACACGTTCATGGCTGGCAAGCAGCCTTCCTGAAAAGTCGGTGGTCCTCTTGAAAGAAGAACGCGAAACAGTTTTGAAGGGTGAGGGGCAGGGTCCATCGGGCGGCTCTTTCGGCCCATGCACCTTGCCCAAGGATGCACCCGTGGCCGGGCCTGTGACCCTTTCAGCCACACCCGTTCCGTCCCGGGGATCCCAGCGGGACCTTCTTTCTGGAGGCACGGCAGGGATCTGGGCTCCAGTCTTCTGAGCCATTCTGGCTCTCCGGCACGCTGACCGAGTGTCCCTGTTCAGCAGCATAGATCGTGACTCGCACCACACATTTTGGAAGCCTTCGGCTCTTGCAGAAGGGGGCTACGCTCAGGAAAGCCGGGCTCTGCAGAAGCCGCTTTGGTTCAAGGAACAAGCAGGCACCCTTCGGGTCATTCCCAAATCTTCAGGAGTCTCCCTAGGATGATGACGACTCGTTCCAGAAGGCTGAATCACAGAGGCTGACTGGGGGAGACTGGGCAGTGTGGTTGACATCTCAacgggttgggtgggtgggtggtgtcaGCAACTCAGAGCCTTCCCGCTGCATGAAAAGATTGGATTCAGCCACTGTCTGGAGAACGTAGACGTCTTGTATGCACTCAGGATGCCTGTCCAGTTAATCTGCGAGGCAGGTTTTATCCTGCCACTCTCACTTCAAAGGTGCAAAATGGGAAGAGCCCCAGGGGTAGGATCCACAAGTCTACATAGATCCGTCCCTCAGAGTAGCAAAGGTGCCCATTGCGCCCCCCCCCAGCTTCCAAAGACGGAGGAGGTGCCGTCCTGGTTCAACTCTGTCTCTCGCTCCCCTCCCCATAAGCATGGCACCTCTGACCCGATGCTGCAGTTGCCATGCGCCTCCTGCACTCTCACGCCACGGGCAGTGGGGGGCTGTTTGCCATCTGTCCTCAAGGCCCCCTGGAGCGTCGTCTCTGTGTTGGCCCCCTTTGGGGGGTCTGCTTGCCCAAACCCCTTTCCTCCTCGCCTCCAGGACCCACCGGATCACCATCACCAACTTCTGCCTGGGGAAGCACCTGGTGAGCGAAGACGACCTTCTGAAGGACCAGCGCGGCAGCCCCGCCTACATCAGCCCCGACGTCCTCAGTGGTAGGTGGCTTCCTGTTCGCAAGGAGGCTTGGCTGTACGGCggctctccttctccctttcccctctCGGTCTGGGCCCTCTTCCCCGTCTCTCGCTGGTTCCTGACCATCCTGTGATCCCGACATCCAGGCCGTGGGTGGTCCCTGGCAGAGGGGCACGCACGCTTTGGCAGGACCCCTTCCACCATCTCCCCGTTGCCCCCGATGGGTGTCTTTCTCCCAGGGCTGGGACCCAAGGCCAGCTTGCAAGGGGGTTGGAAAACCGTGCCTTCTCGGAGGTCCTGCCGATGGCGGTGAGGCCAGGTAGACAGCACCTCCTCTCTTGCCGGCCTCTTAAGGCTGTCTTCACAGCTTCTGCAGAGGAGGGATCAGGAATGCCACCCAGGAGAGAACGGGGCTGCTCCTCCCTGGCAGTCTGTGCTCACTCAATGGGGCTTCCTCTGCCTTCAGGTCGGCCGTACCGCGGGAAGCCCAGCGACATGTGGGCCCTGGGGGTGGTGCTCTTCACCAAGCTGTACGGGCAGTTCCCCTTCTACGACAGCATCCCGCAGGAGCTCTTCCGCAAGATCAAGGCTGCCGAATACACCATCCCGGAGTGAGTGCACACCGGCCCCGCCCTGAGCCCTCCCTAGACCTCCCCTCCTTCCATGTTGGGAGCCTCTCCCGAGGCTGGTCTGAGAGCCCCAGTTCCCCTGGCATCGTTCTGGCGGTCCCCCGGCAAAGGCGcgtgccccccctccccctgtgGCGGGTCCTCCTCTCTCCTGATCCTCCCTCTTCTCCAACAGAGATGGCCGGGTGTCGGAAAACACGGTGTGCTTGATCCGGAAGCTGTTGGTCTTGGACCCCCAGCAGCGCCTGACCGCCTCCGAAGTCCTCGACTCCCTCAGCTCCATCATTGCCTCGTGGTAACGTGTCTCGctggggggaaggggggcatTGCTGGGCTAAGACCAGTCCCTAGAAAGCTGTGCCAAGGGGCTTGGGCACATGGGAGGGGGGTGCTCGCCTGCTGAAAGCCGATGCCTGCCCCATCAGTCCAGGTGGGCAGAGGGTGCGTAGGCTCTGAGGGGGCCTCTAACTTC
It encodes the following:
- the STK40 gene encoding serine/threonine-protein kinase 40 isoform X1: MELRMKRRVSDRGGGETSAKALCPGISSNSSTKRAGPFILGPRLGNSPVPSIVQCLARKDGTDDFYQLKILTLEDRHDKGTETQEERQGKMLLHTEYSLLSLLQNQDGVVHHHGLFQDRACELVEDLESNRMVRKMKKRICLVLDCLCAHDFSDKTADLINLQHYVIKEKRLSERETVVIFYDVVRIVEALHKKNIVHRDLKLGNMVLNKRTHRITITNFCLGKHLVSEDDLLKDQRGSPAYISPDVLSGRPYRGKPSDMWALGVVLFTKLYGQFPFYDSIPQELFRKIKAAEYTIPEDGRVSENTVCLIRKLLVLDPQQRLTASEVLDSLSSIIASWQSLSSLSGPLQVVPDIDDQVANPESAHEAKVTEECSQYEFENYMRQQLLLAEEKNTLHEAKGFLQKRQFGNIPPVRRLGHDAQPMNPLDAAILAQRYLRK
- the STK40 gene encoding serine/threonine-protein kinase 40 isoform X2 gives rise to the protein MKRRVSDRGGGETSAKALCPGISSNSSTKRAGPFILGPRLGNSPVPSIVQCLARKDGTDDFYQLKILTLEDRHDKGTETQEERQGKMLLHTEYSLLSLLQNQDGVVHHHGLFQDRACELVEDLESNRMVRKMKKRICLVLDCLCAHDFSDKTADLINLQHYVIKEKRLSERETVVIFYDVVRIVEALHKKNIVHRDLKLGNMVLNKRTHRITITNFCLGKHLVSEDDLLKDQRGSPAYISPDVLSGRPYRGKPSDMWALGVVLFTKLYGQFPFYDSIPQELFRKIKAAEYTIPEDGRVSENTVCLIRKLLVLDPQQRLTASEVLDSLSSIIASWQSLSSLSGPLQVVPDIDDQVANPESAHEAKVTEECSQYEFENYMRQQLLLAEEKNTLHEAKGFLQKRQFGNIPPVRRLGHDAQPMNPLDAAILAQRYLRK